The proteins below are encoded in one region of Pomacea canaliculata isolate SZHN2017 linkage group LG7, ASM307304v1, whole genome shotgun sequence:
- the LOC112568616 gene encoding LOW QUALITY PROTEIN: multidrug resistance-associated protein 1-like (The sequence of the model RefSeq protein was modified relative to this genomic sequence to represent the inferred CDS: inserted 1 base in 1 codon) — protein MNNAMFTWDRAAVPALKNINLQIPSGKLVAVVGSVGAGKSSLLAAILGEMEKVKGTLSVQGHVAYVPQEPWIQNXNFRDNILFGSEMNENWYRKVIRACALQRDLDLMPGGDFSEIGEKGVNMSGGQKQRLSMARAVYKNADIYLLDDPLSSVDTHVGKHLFKKVIGSAGLLKDKTRVLVTHAVHWLPSVDFIIVMDRGHVIQSGTYEYLLSRDGPFAQFLRTYLLREDDDDFDDAEIQRIRYQIMEKVECVTSDGLTSADEEEYFRRIKMTMKDRLENTLQKNPISISGEEDEEDDDTSAPGTTLVAEEKVEEGTIKTYVLIDFVRAFGVWSSLTVILMLILYQGLGILASIWLSMWTEDSFLQNRTLAGSNEYTSKTYTYLIIYSVFGILQGVATLIFVAAISLGMVVASKKLHASMLSNIMRQPMNFFDTTPLGRVMNRFSRDVDILDAQMAKLVLVFVQQLFTVLSVLIVISYTTPIFMAAAAPVMIVYYLVQKVYMPTSRQLRRNESTSRSPIYAHFSETISGAMCIRAFGACERFAEESARRVDENHTYYFAFTAASRWLRVRLELLGNFVVLFAALFAVTGDDMTGSLVGLSVSYALQVTSSLNMLVQNSTLLESNVISVERIVEYSKLPQEPAWINPDNRPGNEWPRYGDITFKGFSTRYRDGLGLVLKGITCKIKGGQKVGIVGRTGAGKSSLSMALFRLIESAGGSITIDGVDISDIGLHDLRRSLTTLPQDPVLFSGSLRFNIDPFDKFTDEQIWAALEQAHLEDFVDSLKGGLDYNCGEGGHNLSVGQRQLVCLVRSMLRKTKVLIMDEATAAVDMETDELIQRTVRTAFKDCTVFTIAHRINTVLDYDKIIVLDAGEILEFDTPANLLSNPRSVFYGMAKDAKIVP, from the exons ATGAACAACGCAATGTTTACATGGGACCGCGCCGCTGTCCCGGCCCTTAAAAA CATTAATCTCCAAATCCCGAGTGGAAAACTTGTGGCTGTGGTTGGCTCGGTTGGTGCCGGAAAATCGTCTTTGCTGGCCGCCATTTTGGGCGAGATGGAAAAGGTCAAGGGCACTTTGTCAGTTCAG GGACACGTGGCTTATGTTCCCCAAGAGCCTTGGATCCAGA CAAACTTCCGAGACAATATTCTGTTTGGCAGCGAGATGAACGAAAATTGGTATCGCAAGGTCATTCGAGCATGCGCACTGCAGCGAGACCTTGATCTCATGCCAGGTGGAGATTTCTCCGAGATAGGTGAAAAG GGCGTGAACATGAGTGGCGGACAAAAGCAGCGACTGAGTATGGCGCGCGCTGTCTACAAAAACGCCGACATCTACCTGTTGGACGACCCCCTGTCTTCCGTTGATACTCACGTGGGGAAGCATCTGTTCAAGAAAGTCATTGGCTCAGCAGGCCTCCTGAAGGACAAG acaCGAGTTCTTGTCACCCACGCGGTCCACTGGCTGCCCTCTGTTGACTTCATCATCGTAATGGAccgaggtcacgtgatccagtcAGGCACCTACGAATACCTCCTCAGTCGGGATGGCCCTTTCGCACAGTTCCTGAGGACCTATCTTCTACGGGAAGACGACGATGATTTCGACGACGCAGAGA TCCAGAGGATTCGCTATCAGATAATGGAGAAGGTTGAATGCGTCACTTCCGATGGCCTGACATCAGCAGACGAAGAAGAGTACTTCCGCCGCATTAAGATGACAATGAA AGACAGACTAGAAAACACCCTGCAGAAAAACCCCATTAGTATCAGCGGcgaggaggatgaagaggacGACGATACATCAGCCCCAGGAACAACTCTTGTTGCAGAGGAGAAAGTGGAGGAAGGAACG ATAAAGACCTACGTTCTGATAGACTTTGTGCGAGCCTTCGGAGTGTGGTCCAGCCTCACTGTCATCCTCATGCTCATCCTGTACCAGGGCCTGGGTATACTTGCTTCCATCTGGCTGTCCATGTGGACAGAAGACTCGTTTCTACAGAACCGTACCTTGGCCGGCTCCAATGAATACACTTCCAAAACATACACCTACCTAATTATCTACAGCGTCTTTGGTATCCTGCAAG GTGTCGCCACCCTCATATTTGTTGCCGCTATAAGCCTCGGTATGGTCGTGGCCTCTAAGAAGCTGCATGCATCCATGCTGTCTAACATCATGCGCCAGCCAATGAACTTCTTCGACACAACGCCGCTTGGCCGCGTGATGAATCGCTTCTCGCGGGACGTGGACATCCTGGACGCGCAGATGGCCAAACTGGTGTTGGTGTTCGTGCAGCAGCTGTTCACGGTCCTCAGTGTGCTCATCGTCATCTCCTACACCACCCCTATCTTCATGGCCGCCGCAGCACCTGTCATGATCGTCTACTACCTTGTGCAG AAAGTCTACATGCCGACGTCACGACAGTTGAGGCGGAACGAGTCGACATCCCGCTCGCCGATTTACGCTCATTTCAGCGAGACCATCAGCGGCGCCATGTGCATCCGGGCCTTTGGAGCGTGCGAGAGGTTTGCCGAGGAGTCTGCCCGGCGTGTTGACGAAAACCACACCTACTACTTCGCCTTCACAGCTGCTTCCAG ATGGCTTCGAGTAAGACTAGAGCTTTTGGGCAACTTCGTCGTGTTGTTCGCGGCGCTGTTTGCAGTTACTGGAGACGACATGACTGGCAGCCTGGTCGGACTCTCTGTGTCCTACGCTTTGCAG GTGACGAGCTCGCTCAACATGCTGGTCCAGAATTCCACGCTTCTGGAGAGCAACGTGATATCCGTGGAACGCATTGTGGAGTACTCCAAGCTACCACAAGAG CCGGCTTGGATCAACCCTGACAATCGCCCTGGTAACGAGTGGCCTCGCTATGGCGACATCACGTTCAAAGGTTTCAGCACGCGCTACAGGGACGGCCTCGGTCTCGTGCTCAAGGGTATCACGTGCAAAATTAAAGGCGGCCAAAAG GTGGGAATCGTGGGCAGAACAGGGGCTGGCAAGTCTTCATTGTCCATGGCACTGTTCCGGCTCATTGAATCTGCTGGGGGCAGCATCACCATCGACGGAGTGGACATTTCAGACATCGGCCTGCATGACCTGAGGAGAAGTCTGACCACACTGCCGCAG GATCCGGTTCTGTTTTCCGGCTCTTTGAGGTTCAACATCGATCCCTTCGACAAGTTTACCGACGAGCAGATCTGGGCGGCACTGGAGCAGGCCCACCTGGAGGACTTCGTGGACAGTCTCAAAGGTGGGCTGGACTACAACTGTGGCGAAGGAGGCCACAACTTGAG TGTGGGCCAGAGACAGCTGGTGTGCCTGGTGCGTTCCATGCTGCGGAAGACCAAGGTCCTCATCATGGACGAGGCCACGGCAGCGGTTGACATGGAGACGGACGAGCTCATCCAACGAACTGTGCGCACGGCCTTTAAGGACTGCACTGTGTTCACGATAGCACATCGGATTAATACCGTTCTTGACTATGATAA GATTATTGTGCTCGATGCGGGAGAGATTTTAGAGTTCGACACACCTGCCAACCTTCTCAGCAACCCTAGAAGTGTCTTCTACGGGATGGCAAAGGACGCTAAGATCGTCCCGTGA